In one Candidatus Methanoperedens sp. genomic region, the following are encoded:
- a CDS encoding site-2 protease family protein, which yields MNNLHNKSGVDEELAEKINQFFSIYDIQHENGNIFFFGIPKEDIRIIYQKLWPVFTEKNYQLSVKYELGEHMLIASPFTPARERRWINVALAIATVITTMVMGSFLFGADPIGNPSGILKGIPFTIAIMAVLGSHEAGHYLIAKKHGMRTSLPYFIPFPLGIGTMGAVIKHRGPIPSRKALFDVGVSGPLIGLFVSIVVTIVGLFQPPVTQTSEFFQIQLSRPLLFEFITRFIPLNTALISYPIAFAGWVGMFVTALNLMPAGQLDGGHVLRAMLGEKARHVSTVMPFLLISLGFYVTYFQKSDGFLWVLWGLFLSFFAAAGHPKPLNDEVPLGKGRMALGILAFILGLLSLTLVPFQMQ from the coding sequence ATGAACAATCTCCATAATAAGTCCGGGGTAGACGAAGAACTGGCGGAAAAAATCAACCAGTTTTTTTCTATTTACGATATCCAGCACGAGAATGGTAATATCTTTTTCTTTGGGATCCCTAAGGAAGATATCAGGATAATCTATCAAAAATTATGGCCTGTTTTTACGGAAAAGAATTATCAGTTATCTGTTAAGTACGAGCTTGGTGAGCACATGCTCATAGCCTCGCCTTTTACTCCAGCCCGCGAGAGGCGATGGATAAACGTGGCTCTGGCAATCGCTACTGTTATTACTACGATGGTGATGGGTTCATTTCTTTTTGGTGCTGACCCGATAGGCAACCCATCCGGCATCTTAAAGGGTATCCCGTTCACCATTGCAATCATGGCAGTGCTGGGGTCTCATGAGGCTGGGCACTACCTGATTGCAAAAAAACATGGCATGCGCACTTCGTTGCCTTACTTTATCCCGTTCCCTTTGGGGATTGGAACAATGGGGGCAGTGATCAAACACCGCGGACCGATACCCAGCCGCAAAGCCCTGTTTGACGTAGGTGTTTCAGGTCCTCTGATCGGGCTTTTTGTTTCAATCGTTGTGACTATCGTAGGACTTTTTCAACCTCCTGTTACCCAAACCTCAGAGTTTTTTCAGATTCAATTATCCCGTCCACTCTTGTTTGAATTTATAACTCGTTTTATCCCGTTGAATACTGCGTTGATTTCGTATCCGATCGCATTTGCAGGCTGGGTCGGGATGTTTGTGACAGCCTTGAACCTCATGCCTGCCGGGCAGTTGGACGGTGGGCATGTGCTTCGCGCAATGCTGGGTGAGAAAGCCAGGCATGTCTCAACAGTTATGCCGTTTTTACTTATTTCACTTGGATTTTACGTGACTTATTTCCAGAAAAGCGATGGATTTTTATGGGTATTATGGGGACTTTTCCTGTCATTTTTCGCTGCCGCAGGGCATCCAAAACCACTTAATGACGAAGTGCCGCTCGGAAAAGGCAGGATGGCTCTGGGGATTCTTGCCTTTATTCTGGGACTGCTTTCTTTGACTCTTGTTCCTTTCCAGATGCAATGA
- a CDS encoding Zn-ribbon domain-containing OB-fold protein yields the protein MSVPRFWRRLKNLYNLIGTRCEKCGEYYYPPRNMCPKCRRHGVIVPFKFNGKGEVVTYTIVHSAAKDYAKQTPYILAIIKLDEGPRLTSQVICAHDDIHIGMRVKSAFRRLGEESEKGMIYYGTKFIPLESVK from the coding sequence ATGTCAGTTCCAAGATTCTGGAGAAGACTCAAGAACCTGTACAACCTCATAGGCACACGATGTGAAAAATGCGGCGAGTATTACTATCCGCCCAGGAACATGTGCCCGAAATGCAGGCGGCATGGTGTGATAGTCCCGTTTAAATTCAACGGAAAAGGAGAGGTGGTGACTTATACCATTGTGCACAGCGCTGCAAAGGATTATGCGAAGCAAACACCCTACATACTTGCCATAATAAAACTGGATGAAGGTCCCCGCCTTACTTCACAGGTGATATGTGCGCATGATGACATTCATATAGGCATGAGGGTAAAATCCGCATTCAGAAGGCTGGGTGAAGAGAGCGAGAAGGGAATGATATACTACGGGACAAAATTTATCCCTCTTGAGTCTGTTAAGTAA